From Vicinamibacteria bacterium, the proteins below share one genomic window:
- a CDS encoding type II toxin-antitoxin system VapC family toxin, with translation MRALFDTNILVDYLNGIAKAKSEIQRFPDRAISVISWAETMVGARGEEEEQIIRDFLATFEVCDVDLETAQEAVALRRDRRLRLPDALIWATARLRHAMFVTRNTKDFPRDDPGVRVPYAL, from the coding sequence GTGCGCGCTCTCTTCGATACCAACATCCTCGTCGACTATCTGAACGGCATCGCGAAAGCTAAATCTGAGATCCAGCGGTTTCCCGATCGTGCCATCAGTGTCATCAGCTGGGCGGAGACGATGGTGGGTGCGCGCGGAGAGGAAGAGGAGCAAATCATTCGGGATTTCCTGGCAACGTTCGAGGTCTGCGACGTGGATCTTGAGACGGCTCAAGAAGCCGTAGCTCTCCGGCGCGACCGCCGCCTGCGACTTCCCGATGCGCTCATTTGGGCGACGGCACGTCTCCGGCACGCTATGTTCGTTACCCGCAACACGAAAGACTTCCCCCGGGACGATCCGGGCGTACGCGTTCCCTACGCACTCTAG
- a CDS encoding DUF3501 family protein gives MRAVERSEILDYVTYGERRQEILEAVLAQKKPRRIHLSDHLTFLFENHDTVRFQIQEMVRVEQLVKEADIQHEIDTYNELLGAKGELGVTLLIEIDDVAQRRELLRRWKDLPRHIYVKLEDGQKIYARFDPRQVGEDRLSSVQYLKFDTRGTVPVAVGSDHELVIAEAELTEEQRAALETDLL, from the coding sequence GTGAGAGCCGTCGAGCGCAGCGAGATCCTGGATTACGTCACCTACGGGGAGCGGCGTCAGGAAATCCTCGAGGCCGTCTTGGCGCAGAAGAAGCCCCGGCGCATCCACCTGAGTGATCACCTGACGTTCTTGTTCGAGAACCACGACACGGTACGCTTCCAAATCCAGGAAATGGTTCGAGTCGAGCAGTTGGTCAAGGAGGCGGACATCCAGCACGAGATCGATACATACAACGAGCTCCTCGGCGCCAAGGGCGAGCTCGGGGTGACGCTCCTCATCGAGATCGACGATGTGGCCCAACGCCGAGAGCTCCTGAGGCGCTGGAAGGATCTGCCGCGGCATATCTACGTAAAGCTCGAGGACGGGCAGAAGATCTACGCACGCTTCGACCCACGTCAGGTCGGCGAGGATCGTCTCTCCTCGGTGCAATACCTGAAGTTCGACACCCGCGGCACCGTCCCCGTGGCGGTGGGGTCGGACCACGAGCTCGTGATTGCCGAGGCGGAGCTCACCGAGGAACAACGCGCGGCGCTCGAGACGGATCTTCTCTAA